CATTTGATTTTCCCCGAGAATGGGTAACGTTTTTTATACTTGCTGCTTCCTTTGATTATACCTTTTTCTTTTCCTCTTTGCCTTAAAATCTCTTGGGCAGCTTCAAATTCCTCATGGGATATAATGGCTTCATGATGATCTTTTATCATGTATTGATCCTTTTCCCCACGATTATAATGCCGCTTAAAATTCTCATCTGTATAGGTTTTTTGCAGAAGGACATCCCCAGTATATTTTTCATTGCTTAAAATGCCGCGGATAGTTGTCGCTGTCCAGTGTGAACCTCTCTTTGTTGGAATTTTATCCGAATTTAGCCCATCTGCAATTTTCTGTGTGCCTTTACCGTCCAAAGCCTCGGAAAAAATCCGCTTTACGATTTCAGCCTGTTCTTTATTGATAAATAGCTTTCCATCCACATAATCATAACCATAGGGAGGATATGCAATCTTGTATGTTCCGTTTTGAAACCTGCGTCTGATAGACCACTTACTATTTTCTGCAATGGATAATGACTCGTTTTCTGCAAGGCTGCTCAAAATTGTCAGCACCAATTCGCCTTCCATGCGTTGCGTGTTTATATTCTCTTTCTCGAAATAAATGAAAACACCGAGATCGGTAAGTTTTCGTACCATTTCAATGCAGTCGGTTGTGTTTCTGGCAAATCTGCTGACTGACTTGGTTATAATAAAGTCAATTTTCTTGTTTTCACAATCTTCAAGCAGCCTTAATAGTCCAGTCCGGTTTTCCTTTTTTGTGCCTGATATGCCTTCGTCATAATAAATCCCTGCAAATTGCCAATCCGGATTTGCTTTTATATAGGATTCATAATGGTCCTTTTGTGCTTCCAGGCTTGCCATTTGCTCATCGCTGTCGGTTGAAACCCTGCAATAAGCCGCCACCCTCACCTTTGGCTTTAAAGCTTGGAGAGCATTATTTCCATCAATCCTTGTTACCTTTCTCACCGTTTTCACCTCCTTTGGGCATGTGACATGTTACCTCTGTGTGCCGCTAATAGCAAGCTAATTAGGCCATAAGCTGTGCGTACATCGGCGAGAAAGTTTTAATATTTAACTTGTCGATTTTGTCGAATTCTTCCTCTGAAATCAGTCCCGCCTTAAGCATCTTCTGCAGAATTTTATATGCCCGCCAGTAATCAACCTCTCTTTGAATTTCCTCTTGTGTTATCTTTGTATAGTTCGTTTCCTGCGGGTTATATGGTAAATGATTAGCCGCCTCTATCATTCAAGCACCTCCTATAAAAACTTAGGACAGCCGCGATTGGCTGTCCTTTATCGTTATTCCGGCAATTTCAGAACTTGTCCGGGGTAAATAGTATCTGAAGTCAGGCCATTGAGTTTCTTAATCTCCGGATATCTTGTTCCTCTGCCGAGTTCTTTTTCCGCTATTCTCCATAAGGTGTCGCCTTTTTGCACTGTATAGGTTCTATTGCCCTTGTTATCAGGAATGCTGTTTACAATTACAAGGTTTTCTTTTGCTACCCAAGTGTTTATGCCTGCAATCTCTTGACCGCCGGATTTCTTAACCTTTTTGCCAAGCAAAACACATTCTTTGCCGCCTTTTATGACCGGCTTGCCTTTGTATAAAGTCTGTGTGACCCTGTGGTAATAGTCATTTTTGACCCACGTTGGAACTTCCACACTGCCGGGGTAGTAATTCTTTACACTGTCCTTAAACTCCACCATATCTCCAATTCCAATATCAGTATTGGTATCTGTACTGTTCTCCAGCGCTTTTTTTACTGCTTTACGGAAAGTATCCATATTCTCACCATGCTTGGGAAACCAGTGCATCACATCAGCATGGTTGCTGGCAATACCGAGCTTATATCCCTCGGAGTGGCAGATGATGTCATTCTCATTAAGACCGTACTTCTTGCAGAGCATAACGCAGAGTTCAACCGCATTCTGCCACGCTTTACGGAAATAATCTTCCTGCTTTGCTGCATCATAACCCACCATTACCGACCCGGATTTATACGAAAACCCGGCAGGCTCACAGATTTCAAAGCCAATATGGGTATTGTTGGCTGCTCCTCCCGCATGCCACCCGCGATGATCCCAAGGCAGGTATTGCCAAATCTCTTTATCGTCTACAAAAGCGTGAACACATACCTGCCTGTTTATTTCGCCGGCCTTGTAAGATTTGTTCCAACGGGAAAACCACTCAGCCGCCATTACACCCGGCACAGCCGTCGAATGTACCATGATTCCTTTAGGCGTGATTTTGCGGCCTGCTGTATAGCAATCGTTTCGCGTCATGTATTTAGTAAAAAGCTTCATTTCTTTTCATCCTCCTCATTTGAGTGGCCATGCAATTGTTCCAATGCGTTTTTCAGCTTTTCAGGAATGGGCAGTCCTATATGTGCAGCATTCTCAAGAATTGAAACTCCCTCGTTACTCAGGTAAAAGAAAATCACTGCTGTCCGGATTGCCCCGCCATTGCCGAGCACCTGGCTGTCGATGATGTGTCCTACACCTACAAGTACAAAAATAAGCACTTTCTTAAAGATGCCCTTGGCCCCGACTTCACTCGAAAGCTTTCTGTCTACAACGGCACACATCACTCCGGTCACA
This region of Desulforamulus ferrireducens genomic DNA includes:
- a CDS encoding recombinase family protein; amino-acid sequence: MRKVTRIDGNNALQALKPKVRVAAYCRVSTDSDEQMASLEAQKDHYESYIKANPDWQFAGIYYDEGISGTKKENRTGLLRLLEDCENKKIDFIITKSVSRFARNTTDCIEMVRKLTDLGVFIYFEKENINTQRMEGELVLTILSSLAENESLSIAENSKWSIRRRFQNGTYKIAYPPYGYDYVDGKLFINKEQAEIVKRIFSEALDGKGTQKIADGLNSDKIPTKRGSHWTATTIRGILSNEKYTGDVLLQKTYTDENFKRHYNRGEKDQYMIKDHHEAIISHEEFEAAQEILRQRGKEKGIIKGSSKYKKRYPFSGKIKCAECGSNFKRRIHGSGDRKYIAWCCTKHIKDASACSMKFVREDEIHQAFVVMINKLIFGHKFILRPLLQSLKKTNYSDNITKIQEMETKIKENTERVQVIMGLMAKGYLEPALFNTQKNELLKEAALLKEQKEAIKRTIDGSQTILVEVEKLLKFATKAEKQIDAFDSEIFEDFTHEIIVFSQEEIGFKMKCGLKLRERLMK
- a CDS encoding SHOCT domain-containing protein, whose product is MIEAANHLPYNPQETNYTKITQEEIQREVDYWRAYKILQKMLKAGLISEEEFDKIDKLNIKTFSPMYAQLMA
- a CDS encoding N-acetylmuramoyl-L-alanine amidase produces the protein MKLFTKYMTRNDCYTAGRKITPKGIMVHSTAVPGVMAAEWFSRWNKSYKAGEINRQVCVHAFVDDKEIWQYLPWDHRGWHAGGAANNTHIGFEICEPAGFSYKSGSVMVGYDAAKQEDYFRKAWQNAVELCVMLCKKYGLNENDIICHSEGYKLGIASNHADVMHWFPKHGENMDTFRKAVKKALENSTDTNTDIGIGDMVEFKDSVKNYYPGSVEVPTWVKNDYYHRVTQTLYKGKPVIKGGKECVLLGKKVKKSGGQEIAGINTWVAKENLVIVNSIPDNKGNRTYTVQKGDTLWRIAEKELGRGTRYPEIKKLNGLTSDTIYPGQVLKLPE
- a CDS encoding phage holin family protein, with amino-acid sequence MKTVWNWVQAVFTAIGGFLGWFLGRLDGFLYALIAFVTIDYVTGVMCAVVDRKLSSEVGAKGIFKKVLIFVLVGVGHIIDSQVLGNGGAIRTAVIFFYLSNEGVSILENAAHIGLPIPEKLKNALEQLHGHSNEEDEKK